The Streptomyces sp. NL15-2K genome contains a region encoding:
- a CDS encoding aspartate aminotransferase family protein yields MSSLADHVFHSWSAPVQPEIVSARGVHFTDRDGQRYLDLASQFVFTNLGHQHPKVVAAVIEQAQRLCTVAPPFENRTRSEAARLIAERAPGDLNRVFFTNGGADAVENAVRMAKIHTGRPKILGAYRSYHGNTSTAIQLTGDPRRWANEISAPGVVHFFGPFRYRSEFGAQTEAEECERALRHLESVVAMEGPHTIAAIVLETVPGTAGVLVPPDGYLAGVRALCDRHGILFVADEVMTGFGRTGEWLAVDRWNVTPDLITFAKGVNSGYVPLGGVIVSDRVAETFADRPFPGGLTYSGHPLACAAAVAALTAMAEEGVVEHARRLGAEVIGPGLRELAVRHPVIGEVRGLGVFWALELVRDRATREPLVPYNASGLAAAPMARIAAACRRRGLWPFIAMNRIHVAPPCTITDAEAKEALSLLDDVLAEASTW; encoded by the coding sequence ATGAGCAGCCTGGCCGACCACGTCTTCCACTCCTGGTCCGCTCCGGTTCAGCCGGAGATCGTGAGTGCGCGGGGCGTCCACTTCACCGACCGCGACGGACAGCGGTATCTGGACCTCGCCTCCCAGTTCGTCTTCACCAATCTCGGGCACCAGCACCCGAAGGTGGTGGCCGCCGTCATCGAACAGGCACAGCGGCTGTGCACCGTGGCGCCCCCGTTCGAGAACCGCACGCGGTCGGAGGCGGCACGGCTCATCGCCGAACGGGCGCCGGGAGACCTGAACCGGGTCTTCTTCACGAACGGCGGTGCGGACGCCGTCGAGAACGCCGTACGGATGGCGAAGATCCACACGGGGCGCCCGAAGATCCTCGGCGCCTACCGCTCGTACCACGGCAACACCTCCACCGCCATCCAGCTGACCGGGGATCCCCGGCGCTGGGCGAACGAGATCTCGGCCCCGGGTGTGGTCCACTTCTTCGGGCCGTTCCGCTACCGGTCGGAATTCGGGGCGCAGACGGAGGCGGAGGAGTGCGAACGGGCGCTGCGGCACCTCGAATCCGTCGTCGCCATGGAGGGGCCGCACACCATCGCGGCGATCGTGCTCGAAACGGTGCCTGGCACCGCCGGGGTGCTGGTCCCGCCCGACGGCTATCTCGCCGGCGTGCGTGCCCTGTGCGACCGGCACGGCATCCTCTTCGTCGCCGACGAGGTGATGACGGGATTCGGCCGGACGGGGGAGTGGCTGGCCGTGGACCGCTGGAACGTCACACCCGACCTCATCACCTTCGCCAAGGGTGTCAACTCCGGGTACGTCCCGCTCGGCGGCGTGATCGTCTCCGACCGTGTCGCCGAGACGTTCGCGGACCGGCCCTTCCCCGGGGGCCTCACGTACTCCGGGCACCCGCTGGCGTGCGCCGCCGCGGTGGCGGCACTCACGGCGATGGCGGAGGAGGGCGTTGTCGAGCACGCCCGTCGCCTCGGCGCCGAAGTCATCGGGCCCGGGCTGCGGGAACTGGCCGTCCGTCACCCGGTTATCGGCGAGGTACGCGGACTGGGCGTCTTCTGGGCCCTCGAACTCGTCCGGGACCGCGCCACCCGCGAACCCCTGGTCCCCTACAACGCGAGCGGCCTCGCGGCCGCCCCGATGGCGCGGATCGCCGCGGCGTGCCGCAGGCGCGGTCTGTGGCCCTTCATCGCGATGAACCGCATCCACGTGGCTCCCCCGTGCACGATCACCGATGCCGAGGCGAAGGAGGCGCTGTCCCTGCTCGACGACGTGCTCGCAGAGGCCTCGACGTGGTGA
- a CDS encoding gamma-glutamyltransferase, whose translation MQFTTRPTLQGSFGMVSSTHWLASQSAMAVLEGGGNAYDAAVAGAFVLHVVEPHLNGPAGEVPILLAPAGGEVRVLCGQGVAPGGATTAHYRGLGLDLVPGTGPLAAAVPGAFDAWMLLLRDHGTKSLAEVLAYAIGYAEHGHAPVENVGATVETVRELFETEWTSSAEVYLPDGKAPRPGALLRNPALAATWKRLLAETAGAGDREAQIEAARQVWRTGFIAEALVRQARRPTMDTSGEHHTGTLTAADLAGWSATYEAPATYDWNGWTVCKAGPWSQGPVLLQQLALLPPDLPRYGSADYVHLLIEGCKLAMADREAWYGDAAEVPLGELLSERYNAGRRELVGDKASYDLRPGSPGGRAPRLPTVAQHPTSPLPGAGEPTVAKYPASPVPGEPDVAADGRTRGDTCHLDVVDRWGNMVAATPSGGWLQSNPVVPELGFPLGTRLQMTWLEEGLPNTLTPGRRPRTTLTPSIALRDGVPVMAFGTPGGDQQDQWQLHFFLAVALRSPVRGSLDLQGAIDAPNWHNDSFPGSFYPRGMRPGSVTVEARTDPGVVEELRRRGHDVTVGDPWSEGRLCAVARDPETGILSAAANPRGMQGYAVGR comes from the coding sequence ATGCAGTTCACCACCCGACCCACGCTTCAAGGATCCTTCGGCATGGTGTCCTCCACGCACTGGCTGGCCTCGCAGTCGGCGATGGCTGTGCTGGAGGGTGGCGGGAACGCGTACGACGCGGCCGTGGCGGGGGCGTTCGTGCTGCATGTCGTCGAGCCGCATCTCAACGGACCCGCCGGTGAGGTGCCGATCCTGCTCGCCCCGGCGGGCGGTGAGGTGCGGGTGCTGTGCGGGCAGGGAGTCGCGCCGGGCGGGGCGACGACCGCGCACTACAGGGGACTCGGTTTGGATCTCGTACCCGGTACGGGGCCCCTCGCCGCCGCCGTGCCCGGCGCGTTCGACGCCTGGATGCTGCTGCTGCGGGACCACGGCACCAAGTCCCTCGCCGAGGTCCTGGCGTACGCCATCGGCTACGCCGAACACGGGCACGCGCCCGTGGAGAACGTCGGCGCGACCGTCGAGACCGTACGGGAGCTGTTCGAGACGGAGTGGACCTCGTCGGCGGAGGTGTACCTGCCGGACGGAAAGGCTCCGCGGCCCGGCGCCCTGTTGCGCAACCCCGCCCTCGCCGCCACCTGGAAGCGGCTGCTCGCCGAGACCGCGGGCGCGGGGGACAGGGAGGCGCAGATCGAGGCCGCGCGACAGGTGTGGCGCACCGGGTTCATCGCCGAGGCTCTCGTACGGCAGGCGCGGCGGCCCACCATGGACACCAGCGGCGAGCACCACACCGGCACGCTGACGGCCGCCGACCTCGCCGGCTGGTCCGCGACCTACGAGGCGCCGGCGACGTACGACTGGAACGGCTGGACCGTGTGCAAGGCCGGACCGTGGAGCCAGGGCCCGGTGCTTCTCCAGCAGCTCGCGCTGCTCCCGCCCGACCTGCCCCGCTACGGGTCCGCCGACTACGTCCACCTGCTCATCGAAGGCTGCAAGCTCGCCATGGCCGACCGGGAGGCCTGGTACGGGGACGCGGCGGAGGTGCCGCTCGGCGAGCTGCTGTCGGAGCGGTACAACGCCGGGCGGCGGGAGCTCGTCGGCGACAAGGCCTCGTACGACCTGCGGCCCGGAAGCCCCGGCGGGCGCGCCCCGCGGCTGCCCACCGTCGCCCAGCACCCCACGTCGCCCCTGCCGGGCGCCGGTGAGCCCACCGTCGCGAAGTACCCGGCGTCTCCCGTGCCGGGCGAGCCCGACGTGGCCGCCGACGGCCGCACCCGCGGCGACACCTGCCACCTCGACGTCGTCGACCGCTGGGGCAACATGGTCGCCGCCACCCCCAGCGGCGGCTGGCTGCAGTCCAACCCCGTCGTGCCCGAGCTGGGCTTCCCGCTGGGCACCCGGTTGCAGATGACCTGGCTGGAGGAGGGCCTGCCGAACACCCTCACCCCGGGCCGTCGCCCCCGCACCACGCTCACGCCCTCGATCGCGCTGCGCGACGGCGTGCCGGTCATGGCCTTCGGCACGCCCGGCGGGGACCAGCAGGACCAGTGGCAGCTGCACTTCTTCCTCGCCGTGGCCCTGCGCTCCCCGGTGCGCGGCAGCCTCGACCTCCAGGGCGCGATCGATGCCCCGAACTGGCACAACGACAGCTTCCCCGGCTCCTTCTACCCGCGCGGCATGCGACCGGGCAGCGTCACCGTGGAGGCCCGCACGGACCCGGGCGTCGTCGAGGAGCTGCGGCGGCGCGGTCACGACGTCACCGTCGGTGACCCGTGGTCGGAGGGGCGGCTCTGCGCGGTCGCGCGGGACCCGGAGACGGGGATCCTGTCGGCGGCCGCGAATCCACGGGGCATGCAGGGCTATGCGGTGGGCCGCTGA
- a CDS encoding inositol monophosphatase family protein, whose product MIEDMETIDEFLARHAADVAEAVRKAAAAEIMPRYRRLAAHEVDEKSGPHDLVTDADRKAEQYLTEALGALLPGSVVVGEEAVHANPATYEAIQGDAPVWIVDPVDGTRQFVHGDPGFCTLVALAQSGTLLASWTYAPVRDQMATAVRGRGAFLDGERLFAGVPEPGRDLRVATSHPDYTTEEEKRALLGLWTDGVAPRSCGSAGLEYLAVARGESDATAFSWEAAWDHAAGLLLVEEAGGTHTTRAGEPFRITGHNVLPFTAARDAATARRVVGLLGGA is encoded by the coding sequence ATGATCGAAGACATGGAAACCATCGACGAGTTTCTCGCCCGGCACGCGGCCGACGTGGCGGAAGCGGTGCGCAAGGCGGCCGCGGCCGAGATCATGCCGCGCTATCGCCGGCTCGCCGCGCACGAGGTCGACGAGAAGAGCGGCCCGCACGACCTGGTGACGGACGCCGACCGCAAGGCGGAGCAGTACCTGACCGAGGCGCTCGGCGCCCTCCTGCCCGGCTCCGTCGTGGTCGGCGAGGAGGCGGTGCACGCCAACCCGGCGACCTATGAGGCGATACAGGGCGACGCCCCGGTCTGGATCGTCGATCCCGTGGACGGCACACGACAGTTCGTGCACGGCGACCCCGGATTCTGCACGCTGGTCGCGCTTGCACAGAGCGGAACCCTGCTCGCCTCATGGACGTACGCGCCCGTGCGCGACCAAATGGCCACGGCCGTGCGCGGCCGGGGCGCCTTCCTCGACGGCGAGCGGCTCTTCGCCGGTGTCCCGGAACCCGGCCGTGACCTGCGCGTGGCCACGTCCCACCCCGACTACACGACCGAGGAAGAGAAGCGGGCGCTGCTCGGCCTGTGGACCGATGGCGTGGCACCGCGCTCGTGCGGTTCGGCCGGCCTCGAATATCTCGCCGTCGCCCGGGGCGAGTCGGACGCCACGGCCTTCTCGTGGGAAGCCGCCTGGGATCACGCCGCGGGCCTGCTCCTGGTCGAGGAGGCGGGCGGCACCCACACGACCCGCGCCGGCGAGCCGTTCCGCATCACGGGCCACAACGTCCTCCCCTTCACCGCGGCCCGGGACGCGGCCACGGCCCGCCGAGTGGTGGGGCTGCTGGGAGGGGCGTAG
- a CDS encoding NAD(P)/FAD-dependent oxidoreductase: MLDAVVVGAGPNGLTAAVELARRGFSVAVFEARDTVGGGARTEELTLPGFHHDPCSAAHPLGINSPAFRALPLERYGLEWLHAELPMAHPFTDGTAAVLSRSVGETAASFGPRDAGTYRRLVEPFLHQWDTLIRDFMSLPCTALPRDPVTLARFGLVGLPPSTWLLRRFRDERAKALFAGLVAHVMAPLGGLATGAIGLVFALAAHARGWPVARGGSQSISDALTAYLKDLGGTVHTDYEVKRLDDLPPARAYVFDTSPTALARIAGFGRSYEGYRYGPGVFKIDYALDGPVPWTAQEAHRTTTVQIGADSAEIGTALRAASREGRAPERPFMITVQPSVVDPTRAPAGKQVFWAYGHVPSGWTGDLTDAMERQLERFAPGFRDRVLARATAGPPELAARNANYVGGDIGTGAFSGLQVMLRPRLSLSPYGTPHPAVFICSSATPPGPGVHGMSGHNAAKAVWRRLRQT; the protein is encoded by the coding sequence ATGCTCGATGCGGTCGTGGTGGGTGCGGGGCCGAACGGGCTGACCGCTGCCGTGGAGCTGGCCCGCCGCGGCTTCTCCGTGGCCGTCTTCGAGGCCCGTGACACCGTCGGCGGAGGAGCCCGCACCGAGGAGCTCACCCTCCCCGGCTTCCACCACGACCCGTGCTCCGCGGCCCACCCGCTGGGCATCAACTCCCCGGCGTTCCGCGCCCTGCCCCTGGAGCGGTACGGCCTCGAGTGGCTGCACGCCGAGCTGCCCATGGCGCACCCCTTCACCGACGGCACCGCCGCCGTGCTGTCCCGGTCGGTCGGCGAGACGGCCGCCTCCTTCGGACCGCGGGACGCGGGCACGTACCGCAGACTGGTCGAGCCCTTCCTGCACCAGTGGGACACCCTGATCCGCGACTTCATGTCCCTGCCGTGCACCGCGCTGCCCCGCGACCCGGTCACCCTGGCCCGCTTCGGCCTGGTCGGCCTGCCCCCGTCCACCTGGCTGCTGCGCCGCTTCCGCGACGAGCGGGCGAAGGCCCTGTTCGCCGGCCTCGTCGCGCACGTCATGGCCCCGCTCGGCGGCCTCGCCACCGGCGCCATCGGCCTGGTCTTCGCCCTCGCCGCGCACGCCCGCGGCTGGCCCGTGGCCCGCGGCGGCTCCCAGTCCATCTCCGACGCGCTCACCGCCTACCTGAAGGACCTCGGCGGCACCGTCCACACCGACTACGAGGTCAAGCGCCTCGACGACCTGCCGCCCGCGCGCGCGTACGTCTTCGACACCTCCCCCACCGCCCTCGCCCGCATCGCCGGCTTCGGCCGCTCCTACGAGGGCTACCGGTACGGCCCCGGCGTCTTCAAGATCGACTACGCGTTGGACGGCCCCGTGCCGTGGACCGCGCAGGAGGCGCACAGGACCACCACCGTGCAGATCGGCGCCGACAGCGCCGAGATCGGCACCGCCCTGCGCGCGGCGTCCCGCGAGGGCCGCGCGCCGGAACGGCCGTTCATGATCACCGTTCAGCCCAGCGTCGTCGATCCCACCCGGGCCCCGGCGGGCAAGCAGGTCTTCTGGGCGTACGGCCACGTCCCCAGCGGCTGGACCGGAGACCTCACCGACGCCATGGAACGCCAACTGGAGCGCTTCGCCCCGGGCTTCCGCGACCGCGTCCTCGCCCGCGCGACCGCCGGCCCGCCCGAACTCGCCGCCCGCAACGCCAACTACGTCGGCGGCGACATCGGCACCGGCGCGTTCTCCGGGCTCCAGGTCATGCTGCGCCCCAGACTGTCCCTGTCCCCGTACGGCACCCCGCACCCGGCCGTCTTCATCTGCTCCTCGGCCACCCCGCCGGGACCCGGCGTGCACGGGATGTCGGGACACAACGCGGCGAAGGCCGTCTGGAGGAGGCTGCGACAGACATGA
- a CDS encoding O-acetyl-ADP-ribose deacetylase: protein MTTLTLVQGDITRQTVDAIVNAANSSLLGGGGVDGAIHRRGGPAILEDCRKLRASHYGKGLRTGQAVATTAGELDARWVIHTVGPRFSQDEDRSELLASCYRESLRVADELGARTVAFPAVSAGIYGWPIEDAARIAVETVRATETAVEEIRFVLFDERAYAAFAEQLP, encoded by the coding sequence ATGACCACCCTCACCCTCGTCCAGGGCGACATCACCCGGCAGACCGTCGACGCGATCGTCAACGCGGCCAACTCCTCCCTGCTCGGCGGCGGAGGAGTCGACGGCGCCATCCACCGCCGAGGCGGCCCGGCGATCCTGGAGGACTGCCGCAAGCTCCGCGCCTCCCATTACGGCAAGGGCCTGCGTACGGGCCAGGCGGTCGCGACGACGGCCGGCGAGCTGGACGCGCGCTGGGTGATCCACACGGTGGGGCCGCGTTTCAGCCAGGACGAGGACCGTTCGGAGCTGCTGGCGTCCTGCTACCGGGAGTCGCTGCGGGTCGCCGACGAACTCGGCGCCCGCACGGTCGCCTTCCCGGCCGTCTCCGCGGGCATCTACGGCTGGCCGATCGAGGACGCCGCCCGGATCGCCGTGGAGACGGTGCGGGCGACGGAGACGGCGGTCGAGGAGATCCGGTTCGTCCTCTTCGACGAGCGGGCGTACGCGGCGTTCGCCGAACAACTTCCCTGA
- a CDS encoding MFS transporter, whose product MLMYRSELGASTTTVEATYALYAVGLIPGLLLGGPFSDRYGRRRVLVPALIVSALASVLLMPAGSGLGWLFVGRLVAGAASGAAFSSGTAWIKELTVSGSGQDEHTGARRATMGVTTGFAVGPLIAGLLARAAPSPVVSSYIPHVALTLAAVPLVLRTPETHRADEDAPLWSRLRLTEASSRRFWTVVVPPAPWVFGTSAIALTYLPGLVLDRLGDNALMFSAIVTMLTMVAGILVQPLARRVNHPDKPRLITTALGIAVGGLVLGAVAAADAHWWLIAIAALVLGAGYGCCLVCGLMEVQRLASTENLGRLTAIFQAFAYLGFGAPYLLALIEYAVPPSELLLPAAVPAVLTLAWTTYRAAHGPDPQVLSRRDSVAHGSAKPEQEDDRG is encoded by the coding sequence ATGTTGATGTACCGCTCGGAACTGGGCGCCTCGACGACGACGGTGGAGGCGACCTACGCCCTCTACGCGGTCGGGCTGATCCCCGGGCTGCTGCTCGGAGGCCCGTTCTCCGACCGGTACGGCCGCCGTCGGGTGCTGGTGCCCGCGCTGATCGTCTCGGCGCTCGCCAGCGTGCTGCTCATGCCGGCCGGATCGGGGCTGGGCTGGCTGTTCGTGGGGCGGCTCGTCGCCGGTGCCGCCAGCGGAGCGGCGTTCAGCTCGGGCACCGCGTGGATCAAGGAACTCACCGTGAGCGGGTCCGGTCAGGACGAGCACACCGGCGCCCGACGCGCGACGATGGGCGTGACCACGGGCTTCGCGGTGGGCCCGCTGATCGCAGGTCTGCTGGCGCGGGCGGCACCGAGCCCGGTCGTCAGCTCCTACATTCCGCATGTGGCGCTCACCTTGGCGGCCGTACCGTTGGTGCTGCGCACGCCGGAGACCCACCGGGCCGACGAGGACGCCCCCCTCTGGTCCCGCCTCCGGTTGACCGAAGCGAGCAGCCGCCGGTTCTGGACCGTCGTCGTGCCGCCGGCCCCCTGGGTGTTCGGCACGTCCGCGATCGCGCTGACCTACCTGCCCGGCCTGGTGCTGGACCGGCTCGGTGACAACGCACTGATGTTCAGTGCGATCGTGACCATGCTGACCATGGTCGCGGGCATCCTGGTGCAACCGCTGGCGCGTCGGGTCAACCACCCGGACAAGCCTCGGCTGATCACCACCGCACTGGGTATCGCGGTGGGCGGACTGGTGCTCGGCGCGGTGGCCGCGGCGGACGCGCACTGGTGGCTGATCGCCATCGCCGCGCTGGTGCTCGGCGCGGGCTACGGCTGCTGCCTGGTGTGCGGCCTGATGGAGGTGCAGCGCCTGGCGAGCACCGAGAACCTGGGCAGGCTGACGGCCATCTTCCAGGCATTCGCCTACCTCGGCTTCGGCGCCCCGTACCTGCTGGCCCTGATCGAGTACGCGGTGCCGCCGTCGGAGTTGCTGTTGCCGGCTGCCGTGCCGGCCGTGCTCACCCTCGCCTGGACCACCTACCGGGCCGCGCACGGGCCCGATCCACAGGTGCTGTCCCGGCGCGACAGTGTGGCTCACGGGTCTGCCAAGCCAGAGCAGGAAGACGATCGGGGGTAA
- a CDS encoding helix-turn-helix domain-containing protein — translation MTSVAVAVADGMPLFELAIPCTIFGPGNPEAVGAGYELAICAAPGANVGGWLRSQTPHTLDDLVEADTVIVPACDEAMDRPPADLAEAVRAAHERGARVASICTGAFVLAAAGLLDGRRATTHWMYARRLADRYPEVEVDAGVLYVDEGDVLTSAGQAAGIDLCLHMVRDDHGVTMANTLARRLVVAPHRAGGQAQFIAGPLPDAGGPGTDGDQYALSALLDRTRERLDEPVTVAELARRANMSLRHFSRRFIAVTGTSPLQWLLTQRIRRAQELLETTDSSIEQIAEQVGMGTATTLRRNFNRIVGISPTAYRREFTESRGLRVAPDRPAAREIPGAT, via the coding sequence ATGACCTCTGTAGCAGTGGCCGTCGCCGACGGGATGCCTCTGTTCGAGCTGGCCATTCCCTGCACGATCTTCGGGCCCGGCAACCCGGAGGCCGTCGGGGCCGGCTACGAGCTGGCCATCTGTGCGGCTCCCGGGGCGAATGTCGGGGGATGGCTGCGTTCCCAGACACCGCACACGCTGGACGACCTGGTGGAGGCCGACACCGTGATCGTCCCCGCCTGCGACGAAGCCATGGACCGGCCGCCCGCCGACCTGGCCGAAGCCGTGCGTGCGGCACACGAACGGGGCGCGCGGGTCGCGTCCATCTGCACCGGGGCGTTCGTGCTGGCCGCCGCGGGGCTGCTCGACGGACGCCGCGCCACCACCCACTGGATGTACGCCCGAAGGCTGGCCGACCGCTACCCGGAGGTCGAGGTGGACGCCGGTGTGTTGTACGTCGACGAGGGCGACGTGCTCACCTCGGCCGGACAGGCGGCGGGGATCGACCTCTGTCTGCACATGGTCCGCGACGACCATGGCGTGACCATGGCCAATACGCTGGCACGGCGGCTCGTCGTGGCTCCGCACCGCGCGGGCGGCCAGGCCCAGTTCATCGCCGGCCCACTGCCGGACGCCGGCGGCCCGGGCACCGATGGCGACCAGTACGCTCTGTCCGCCCTGCTCGACCGGACGAGGGAACGTCTCGACGAGCCGGTCACCGTCGCCGAGCTGGCTCGCCGGGCGAACATGAGCCTGCGTCATTTCAGCCGCCGGTTCATCGCGGTCACCGGCACCAGCCCCCTGCAGTGGCTGCTCACCCAGCGCATCCGTCGCGCACAGGAGCTGCTCGAAACGACCGACAGCAGTATCGAGCAGATCGCCGAACAGGTCGGAATGGGCACGGCTACCACCTTGCGCCGAAACTTCAACCGCATCGTCGGCATTTCGCCGACCGCTTATCGGCGCGAGTTCACCGAGTCCCGTGGCCTGCGGGTCGCTCCCGATCGGCCGGCCGCGAGAGAAATCCCAGGAGCGACCTGA